Below is a window of Dietzia timorensis DNA.
CGCCGAAGATTTCCATGTCCTGCTTGTAGCCCTCGGTGACACCGACGACCATGTTGTTCACGAGGGAACGGGTCAGGCCGTGGAGGGAACGCGATTCGCGCTCCTCGTCGGGGCGGGTGCAGACAACCTGGTTGTCTTCGACATTGACGTTGATCAGGCCCGGGAGCTCGCGGGAAAGCTCGCCCTTCGGACCCTTCACGGTGATGTGGCTGCCGTCGACCTTCACGTCCACGCCGGACGGGATGGTGATGGGAGCCTTACCGATACGTGACATTGAAAGGCCTCCTCTACCAGACGTAGGCGAGGACTTCCCCGCCCACACCCTTGTTCGTGGCCTGACGGTCCGTCAGCAGACCCTGCGACGTGGAGATGATCGCCACGCCGAGTCCGCCGAGTACCTTCGGCAGGTTGTCGGATTTCGCGTACACGCGCAGACCCGGCTTCGAGATACGGCGGATGCCGGAAATCGAACGCTGACGGGTGGGGCCGTACTTGAGCTCGATGCTGAGCTCCTTACCAACACGAGCATCGGTGACCTCGTACTCGGCGATGTAGCCCTCCTGCTTGAGGATCGCCGCGATGTTCGCCTTCAGCTTGGAAGACGGCATCTTCACGGTGTCGTGATGCGCGGAGTTCGCGTTGCGGACGCGCGTAAGCATGTCCGCGATAGGGTCTGTCATCGACATGCGATGGACCTATTCCTTTCTCGCAACGGTTCCCATGCAACACCGGGGGCGCTCGGCGACTTCGACGTCATAAACCAAAGGCTTTGTCCTATGACGTCGGAGGCACGCGATTCGCCTGGCGGTGGGCCTATAGCGAAGAGGTTCCATTAATACCTTGGGCTCCGTGAGGATTCACGGGCCCTGTCCCCCGGCTTGCGACATCAGAACCTGCCCGAAGGGGCTGGCCTGCGGCGTTCCGGGTACAGAATCGAGGGGTGGGATGGCCTCACGGGATCACTCCCGGCAGGACCCTGTCCGCCGCGACTCTTATCGGGTGAAGCTCCACGCACCAAGGCGCGCTGCATCCCCGATGGGACCTAACTACGCTAGCAACAAGGACCCGCAGCACCAAATCGAGCGACCAGCGCAAATATAGGGAGGAACGACCGTGAGCACGCAGACGGAAACCGAATCGGGCAAGGGCTACGCCGCGGCGGCGGACATCCTCGCGGACCTCGGTACCTCGCAGGGCGAGCGCGAGGAACTCTACAAATGGTTCCATCAGCACCCCGAACTCAGCCTCGCCGAGAACGAGACCTCGCAGCGCATCGTCGACACGCTGTCCGGATACGGGCTGTCCCCGAAGCGCGTTGGGGACACCGGCGTCGTCGCCGTCATCGCCAACGGGGAGGGGCCCGTCGTCGCGATGCGCGCGGACATCGACGCGCTTCCCGTGCGCGAGGCCTCTGGCAAGGATTACGCCTCTACCGCTACCGCCAAGGATGCGAGCGGCGAATCCGTTCCCGTCGCGCACGCGTGCGGCCACGACGTGCACATCGTCTCGCTGCTTGGCGCCTGCCAGGCGATGGCCGCGCACACCGATGCCTGGTCGGGAACCTTCGTCGCGGTGTTCCAGCCAGCGGAGGAGACCGCGGAGGGCGCCGACGCGCTCGTCGCCGCGGGCATCGCCGACGAGATCCCGACCCCGGACGTGTACTTCGGCCAGCACGTGCTGTCCTTCCTGCCCGGCGGGCACGTGGGCACGCAGGTCGGGCCGTCGTTCTCGACGTCCGAGCGCATCCGGGTCACGGTCCACGGGCACGGCACGCACGGCGCGATGGCCTACCTCGGCGTCGACCCCGTGGTCCTCGCGTCCTCGATCGTGATGCGACTGCAGACGATCGTCTCGCGCGAGATCGATTCGGCGCAGCAGGCCTCGGTCACCGTCGGCGCGCTGCGGGCGGGCTCGCGCGCGAACATCATCGCCGATTCCGCCGAGCTGCTCATCGACACGCGCGCGTATTCCACGGACGTACAGAAACAGATCCGCGAGGCCATAGAGCGGATCGTGCGCGCCGAGTGCGCCGCGTCGAATTCTCCGAAGGAGCCGGAGTTCGAGTATTACGAGCACTACCCCATCACCGATAATGACGCCGACGCCACCGGCCGGGTCCACGCCGCCTTCGACGCATACTTCGGCGACGAATCCGGCGAGCTCGGGCGCGTGCCGGCGTCCGAGGACTTCTCGATCGTCCCGGATTCGATGGGCGTTCCCTACACGTACTGGGGTCTTGGCGGATTCGCCGATACCTCGCGGGCCGTCGGCAATCACGACCCGGCGTTCGCCCCGGACCTGTGGCCGACGCTCGATCGCGGCGCCGAGGCGATCGTCGTCGCCGCCTGCGCCTGGCTCGCCTGAGCCGCCTCCGCTACAACCGTAGAGTCCAGCGCCAGCCGCGGCGGTGGAGGCCGAGCGCGTGCCCGGGCCCGGCGTCAACCCGGAAAAACGTCTGTGCAGGCGAGGACAGGCAATGGATGACGGCGGAGCGGAGCGTCGACGGGTGGGCGATGACCACGGCCGACCCCCGCTCCCCTTCGCCGAGCGCATCGAGCGCGGCGCCGATCCTTCCGCACGCCGCGGCGACGGTTTCACCGGCGTGGCCGCGGAATTCGGGGTCGGTGTTCCAGGAGTAGAGGTCCGCAGCGGGAATCTCGTCGACTCCCCTGCCCGCCCACTCGCCGAGATCGAGGTCCGCGAAGGATTCCTCGGCTTGAGCGTCGCCGTAGCCGAGAAGCTTCGCGGTCTGCTGCGCGCGCAGCTCCGGAGCGCACAGCACGAGCTGGCCCCCGGGTTCGCGAGGCAGCTCGCCGGAGTTTGCGAGGCGCTGCGCCGCCCCGCACCCTGCTCGGCTGAGCTCGTCGCGCGGCGCGGCGAAGCGTGCGGCGTGCGTCGCCTCGGTCGCCGCGTGCGCGATCAGCGTCAGCCGGAACACCATGAGACCGCTACCGCCTACGCGGCGACTACGGCACGCTCGCGCGAAGCGATCCCGCGCAGCGCGTCGATCTTCTTCGCCGCAAGGGTGAGCCCACCGGCGATCGAAGTGAAGATGATCGCCTGCGCGATGAGCGAGTAGAGGCGGAACTGATAAAGATCGTCGGCGTTGAAGCCCTCCAGGATGATGTGCCCTTCGGCGTCAACGACTGGCCCCGGGGTTTCGAACGAGGAGCCGCTTCCGGCATTGGCCTCGAGGGAGCCGAGCTGCGGCATGACGGCGTAGATGACGATCATGAGGACGATGACGACGCCCGCCGCGGCCCACATCGATCCCGCACCGAGGCGGGCGCGCAGCTTCTGCCGGACGAACACGCCGATGAGCACGGCGACGGCGCTGAGCACGATGAGCAGCAGGAACAGGCCGGTGCGCGCCTCGATGGTGTCGTCGTTGCCCACTGCCGGCGGGTTGGCCGGGTACTTGAGAGTGGGCAGCAGGTAGAACACGGCGAACGCGAGCCCGGAGACGGGCAGCGCGTAGCGCCCAGCGGCGGCGCCGGAGCGGTAGTGCATCCACAATGCGAATATGATGGCGGTGATCCCGCCCAGAGCGAGACCCAGCACGACCATGCCGGTGCCCGCGCCGAGCCCTTCCTGGATGCTGCGGGTGAACAGTTCGTCTTCCCCGCCGTGCGAGTGTCCGCCCGCCTCGTGAGTATGTTCGAGGGCTTCCATCGCCTCACTGCGTGCTTCCTCGTAATCGATGGCGCGGCCGATGATCGGTTCGGCCATGACGTACATGAAGATCCAGGCGATGAAGCCGCCGATGGCGCCGAAAAGAAGACCCCGCAGGGTCAGGATTTTTTCCATGGAATTGTCTTTCGCTCGTGTATGTCTCGGGGCGTGACTAGTGGCAGGGGAAGCCTGCGAAGTGGCGCGCGTCGTGGACGTACTCGTGGATGTGGGTGTCGGAGCCGAATACCGACACCGCCCCCTGGTCCACCCCGACGAAGTAGTACGCGAGGATGCACAGCGCGAACACGCCGATGAGGATGAGCGAAGACTTGACGTCGGTGCGGGCGACGGCGACGTCCTTGGATCCGGCCGAGGCGGTGGCGCCTTGTGGACCGGTAGAGCTGACTGAGGTCATGATCGACATTCTCCTTACCGGGTTACGCGCCCGGAACGTGGATGGGATTCGTTCTCAGGGCACCAGCTCTGGCTCGGCCCGTAGGCCTTACAGTGGCGCGACCGCCCTCGATTCGCACGAGGTTCCGGTGCCTTGAGACTTCTTTAAGTTAGCCCCGGCAAAAACGAAAGACAATAGGCTTTCCGTTCGGGATACCTTGGCCCAATGAATTCCTCCCCCGGAACATTGACCTTCGGCCGCCCGGCGCCCGGCCAGCCGCTGTTCGTCGTGGCCGCGCGGGCGGAGGCCACGGCCTTCGACCATGCGCTGCCCGTCCTCGTCACCGGCATCGGCAAGATCCGCTCGGCGGCTGCACTAGCCGCGTGCCTCGCGTCGTACGAAGCCGCGGGCGGGCTGCCGAGTGCGGTCGTCAATATCGGGACCGCCGGGGCGCTGCGCGGCCACATGCTCGGCGTCCACCGCGTCGAGACCGTGCTTCTCCACGATTTCTCGCACTTCGCCGTCAGGAAAATCACGGGCATGGACGAGTATCCGCCGCTACACGTAGGCCCGCGCGACGACGAGGGCTCCGAGGGAAAGCCAGGCGCGGCCACCGCCGCGCCCGGCAACGGTGTCGTGCTCGCAACGGGCGACACCTTTGTCGCCGATTCGGCGATGCGGGATGCACTCGCTGAGCACGCGGACCTCGTCGACATGGAGGGCTACGCGATCGCGCAGGTCGCGCACGATTTCGGCGTTCCGGTCGAACTCATCAAGCACGTGAGCGATGCCGCCGACGAAACCTCCGGGGACGTGTGGGCGGCTCGGGCCGCCGAACTCGCCGAGGAAATCGCAGGCCACGCCCGCTCACGCGCCTCGCGCTAGACCGCTCCCCGGGGCGAAATTGCAGCACAGCAATGTGCGCGGGTTCGCCGAGAGCGCACCAAGGCGCGCCGCAGCGGTGGCATCGTGGAAGATAGGGCGCTCGCAAGCGAAAAGATGCGGGCACCCCTATTACCTCAAGGAGCGTGCACTGCGATGAACCCAGGAAACTATCCAGGCGCGGACGATCCGCGCGGCGGCCCGAATTTCGGGGGCATGCGGTTCACCGGTATCAGCTTCGGCGGCTTCGGCAACCTCCGCGATTCCGGCGTGCTCGGCGAGCGAGCGCAGCGTTTCCTGCGCCATTCATGGAAGCTGATTCTAGGCCTTGGTATCACGAGCCTGCTCGCCGGGCTGCTCCTGCTCGTGTGGCCGGGCCAGACCACGCTCGTCGTCGCGCTGCTGTTCGGCATCTACCTCATCGTCGCAGGACTGGGACAGATCGGCGTCGGTTTCGCGCTTAACTTCTCCACCACTGCGAAGGTGCTCACCATCGCGGCTGGCGCGCTCTCGCTCATCGCCGGGATCCTCTGCGTGGCCAATGGCGACATGGCGATCAGCCTGCTCGGTGCGTTCCTCGGCGTCATCTGGCTGTTGTTCGGCATCGCCCGCCTCGCGACACTCCCCCGCCCCGGCTTTACCGGCCGCACCACGGCCCTCGTCTCGGGAATCGCCTCGCTCATTGGCGGCCTCGTACTGCTGGTCAGCCCGATCGGTTCGGTGCTCGTACTCGCCATGGTCACCGGCGCCTTCATGATCGCGTTCGGCGTACTCGCCATCGTCCAGGCGAACGCGCTGCGCAAGTCGCTACAACGCTTCTAGCCGAGCGGGCACAGGGTCCGCCCGGAAAAAAGAAACTCCGCCGTCATACCCGAAACAAATCCCGGTATGACGGCGGAGTTCGCTTTACGCTCGGACCGTGCCGAGGCGCCTTCTTACTTCTCCTTGAAGGGGAAGCCGATGTGGCGCAGGAGGGCGCGGCCCTCGTCGTTGTTCGTCGCGGTGGTCACGACGGTGATGTCCATGCCGCGGGGTCGATCGATCTTGTCGATGTCGATCTCGTGGAACATGGACTGCTCGGTGAGGCCGAAGGTGTAGTTACCGTGGCCGTCGAACTGCTTGCCCGAGAGTCCGCGGAAGTCGCGGATGCGGGGAAGCGCGACCGTGGTGAGACGGTCGAGGAATTCCCACATGCGGTCGCCACGCAGGGTGACGCGCACACCGATCGGCATGCCCTCGCGCAGCTTGAACTGTGCGATCGACTTGCGGGCGCGGCGGATCTCCGGCTTCTGACCCGTGATGAGGGTCAGGTCGTTGATCGCGCCGTTGATGAGCTTGGCATCGCGGGCGGCGTCGCCGACGCCCATGTTGACGACGACCTTCGTGATACCGGGAACCTGCATCACGTTGGTGTAGGAGAACTCGTCCTGCAACTTCGTGCGGATCTCGTTCTTGTACTGCGTCTTCAGACGCGGGATGTACTTTTCGGGAGCGGTCATGGCTTACAGGTCCTTCCCGGTCTTGCGCGAGATACGGACACGCTTGCCGTTCTCGTCGGTGCGGGTGCCAACACGGGTCGGGGTACCGTCGGCGTCCACGACCATCACGTTCGAGACGTGGATCGGGGCCTCCTGGGTAACGATGCCGCCCGAGGATGCGCCGCGCTCTGCTGCAGAGTCGGCGACGTGCTTCTTGATGCGGTTAACGCCCTCGACGAGGACACGCTCGGCCTTCGGGTAGGCTTCGATGACCTTGCCCTTGGCACCCTTGTCCTTGCCGGAGATAACCAGCACGGTGTCTCCCTTATGTACCTTCATTAGAGCACCTCCGGAGCAAGCGAGACGATCTTCATGAAGCGCTTCTCGCGCAGCTCGCGGGCCACGGGGCCGAAGATGCGCGTTCCTCGCGGATCGTTGTCGTTCTTGATGATGACGGCGGCGTTTTCGTCGAACTTGATGTACGAACCATCGTTGCGGCGGCGCTCCTTGGCGGTGCGCACGATAACGGCCTTGACGATGTCGCCCTTCTTGACGTTGCCGCCGGGGATGGCGTCCTTGACAGTGGCGACGATGACGTCACCAATGCCTGCGTAGCGGCGCTTCGAGCCACCGAGGACACGGATGCAGAGGATTTCCTTCGCACCGGTGTTATCGGCGATCTTCAGCCGCGATTCTTGCTGAATCACTGGAGATACTCCTGACTGACCTAGCTATATGGAATGTGCACCGGATTACCGACCCGAGTACACGCGGTCATTGCCGCCTGCGGACACACCTGTATAGGGACGCCGCAGACAACTTCTCAATATTAGGGCCCGCGGGGGTGGATCCCCAAATCGATGCGGCCTTTTCGGCGATTACGGGTTAGTCTCCAAAGAACACGTTTTAATAACGATTTAATTGTTGACAGTTATCTCGTTCATGTCAGTCGCGAAAGGTTACCTCGGATAATGGCTCGAACCGCCCGCAAGTCCATGGCCCGAACTTTAGGAACATCTCTACTAGCCACGGCAGCGATCGGTGCTCTCGTCGCGACGACCGCCGGCGCATTGGGCGTATCCGAGGCCTCGGCACAGTCGAGCAATTCGGGAGATTCGCTCAACCTCCCGCCGCTGAGTTCCGGTCCCGCGGGGTCGGTCGAGTCCGCCGAGACCATTGCCCGGTCCAGCCTTGGTCTGATCGCCAACGGTTCCCTGCTCAATTCCGACGCGCCGACCCTTGCTCCCCTGTCGACCGGCGTCGCACCGCTGAGCACCGCGTCGATGTCAGGTCCCGCCGGCAGCCTCGTCACCCCCGCACTCATGGGTTCGACGCTCGCGATGTCGCTCATCCCCGTCGGTTCGCTCGCCTCGGGCACCCAGATCCTCGGCACCCTTCTCGGCCCGGACGCCGTGACCCGCGGCGTCGGCTCGCTCACTGGCCCCGGTTACGCCGTGCCGAAGCCGAACCCGGACATCACCGAGACCAAGGTAGTGAGAAAGAAGACCGAGTCGAATCCCAACGTGCGTGACGGCCTCGAGGTCTGGACTGTGTCGTCGGCGAAAATGCAGCGCGAGGTCGATGTCGAGGTCTACCTCCCCACCGACGAGTCCAAGCAGCAGGACGCCAACGTCCTCTATTACCTCGACGGCGTCGACACGCTCAATCCCTCGGGCTTCCGCACGCTGACCAGCGGCCCGAACCGGGTGCGCGACGCCAACGTCATCGGCGTCGCGCCGACCGGCGCACCCGGTTCGAACTGGACCGAGTGGAATCAAGACGACCCGCACCTGGGCCGGAACAAGTGGGACACCTTCCTCACCGAGGAGTTCCCTCAAATCCTCGACGAGGAGGTCGGTAAGAACGAGGACCGCAAGTACGGCGTGACCGGTGTATCCATGGGCGCCGGTTCCGCGCTGCAGGTCGCCGCTGCCAAGCCGGGCTTCTTCGCCACGGCCGGCGGCGTGTCCGGCTGCTATAGCACCACGAGCGACCTCGGGTACGAGACGCTCCGACTGAGCATCGAGACCCGCGGAGGCAACATGACGAACATGTGGGGCCCCCGTAACGCGCCGGAGTGGCAGGCCCGCAACCTCCCGGACCACCCCGAGAAGCTGCAGGGCACGAAGGTCTTCATGTCCGCGGCAACCGGCGCCATCGGCGCCGAGGACGCCAAGCGATACGGCAGTGATCCCGGCGTGCTGTTCTCCGGCTATGTGCTCGAGGCCGGCACTCGCGAATGCACCAACCAGATGGACTCGGCCCTCAAGGGTGCGGGCGTGGAGCACGAGACATTCCTCATGCCGACCGGGGTGCACAACTGGTCGACGTTTACCCCCGGCTTCGATAAGGCGATGGACTACATGCTTCCGGAGCTCGCCCAGCCGTAGTTCTCAGCACCGAGCGTCAAGACGAAAGCCGCCGCCCGCAAAAAAGTGGGCGGCGGCTTTCGTTGCTGTTGCGGGTGAATGTCACCGGCGGAACGTCGAGGGGCGCGGCACGTTGCGGAGGTTCGAGCGGGCCAAGTCGATCATCCGGCCGACGCCGCCTTCGAGGACGGTGCGGGAGGCGGCGCGGGCGAAGCCGCTGACTTGCTCGAGGGAGATCTCCGGCGGGATGGACAGCGCGTTCGGGTCGGTGACGACGTCGACGACCGCCGGGCCATCGTGGGCGAGGGCCTTTTTGATGGCGGGGCGGATCTCGTCCGGCCGGGTGACACGGAACGATTCGATGCCGCAGGCCTTGGCGATTGCCGCGAAATCCACCTCCGAGTGGTCGGTGCCCCTGTCCGGGAAGCCCTCCACGAGCATTTCGAGCTTGACCATGCCGAGCGAGGAGTTGTTGAACACGACCGCCTTGAGGGGCAACTCGTGGAGCGACACGGTGAGTAGCTCGCCGAGCAGCATCGAGAGCCCGCCGTCACCGCACATGGCCACGACCTGCCGGTTGCGATCGGCCGCCTGTGCACCGATGGCCTGGGGAAGGGCGTTCGCCATGGTCCCGTGGCGTAGGGAGGCGAGCAGCGCACGACCGGGACCCGGGGTGATGTAGCGGGCGTGCCATACGTTGCACATCCCGGTGTCCGCGGTGAACACGGCGTCTTGCGATGCCTCTTCGTCGAGGATCCGGGCGACGTACTCCGGGTGGATCGGCACCATGTCCTCTACGTTTGTCGTGTACGCCTCGATCACGTGCTCGAGGTTGGATGCGTGCTTCTTCAGCATCGCATCGAGGAAGGACGAATCGTCCTTCGCGTCGAGGAGCGGGAGAAGCGCGTCGATGGTGGCGCCGACATCGCCGTGGACCGGAAAATCGACCTTCGTTCGGCGCCCGATGTGCGCTCCGTTGATGTCGACCTGCGCGGTCGGGATGCTCGGCAGGAACTCGTTGTATGGGAAATCGGTGCCCAGAAGGATGAGGAGCTCGGCTTCGTCGAACGCCTCGTCGCAGGCGCCGTAGCCGAGAAGACCGGACATTCCGACGTCATACTTATTGTCGTATTGCAGGTACTGTTTACCGCCATAGGCGTGGCCGACCGGAGACTTGATCTTCTCCGCGAGCGCGTAGACCTGCGCGCACGCGTCCTTGCAGCCGGCGCCGCCGAACAGCGTGATCTTCCGGGCGCCGTTGATGGCGTCGGCGAGAGCGTGAAGCTCCGGGTCCGCCGGGACCGCGAGCGGCACCGAGGTGGTGTAGCGGGAGCGAAGCTGGGGTTCGTCGTGCGCGGGTTCCTTGGCGAGGTCGCCGGGGATGACGACGACGGACACCCCTCCACCGGCGAGCGTCGATTGCAACGCGTTGTGGAGGATTCTCGCTCCCTGCTGCGCCGAGTTGACCATCTCGCAGTATCCCGAGCACTCCTGGAACAGTGCCTCCGGGTGGGTTTCCTGGAAGAACTGGGAGCCGATCTGCAGGCTGGGGATGTGCGAGGCGATGGCGAGGACCTTGGCCCCGTTGCGATGCGAATCGTAGAGGCCCTGCACGAAGTGCGTGTTGCCGGGTCCGCACGAGGCGGCGCAGACGGCGAGCTTCCCGGTGACCAGTGATTCGGCTCCGGCCGCGAAGGCTGCGGCTTCCTCATTGCGCACGTGCACCCACGTGATCGAGGAATCGGCAAGTGCGTCGACGATCGGGTTGAGGCTGTCGCCGACGATCCCGAAAATCCTCTCGACCCCCTGTGCTTCGAGAGTCTCGACGAGCTGCTTGGCGTAGGTCTTGGCCATAGGAGTCCTTCCGGAAGCGTTCGTCGTGCCGCGGCGGCCGGAGCTGCGCCGCAGCTAGGTCTGACCCCAACGTACGCCTACTGCGCGAGATGCAGGAGGAACTCGATCGCGCCCGAGTCCTCAACCTCGACGAAGCCGAGGTTCGGGGCGTCTAGGCCGAAGTCGGCCCACGTGATGGGCACTGTGCCTGCGACCTCGAGCCGACCGTTTCGCGAAGCTACTTCTAGCGTCGCCATCACGGGTCGGGTCTCCGCGCCGAGAGTGAGATCTCCGGACACATCGATGGTGGACGGCGAT
It encodes the following:
- a CDS encoding CbtB domain-containing protein, with the protein product MTSVSSTGPQGATASAGSKDVAVARTDVKSSLILIGVFALCILAYYFVGVDQGAVSVFGSDTHIHEYVHDARHFAGFPCH
- the rplN gene encoding 50S ribosomal protein L14; amino-acid sequence: MIQQESRLKIADNTGAKEILCIRVLGGSKRRYAGIGDVIVATVKDAIPGGNVKKGDIVKAVIVRTAKERRRNDGSYIKFDENAAVIIKNDNDPRGTRIFGPVARELREKRFMKIVSLAPEVL
- the rpsH gene encoding 30S ribosomal protein S8; translated protein: MSMTDPIADMLTRVRNANSAHHDTVKMPSSKLKANIAAILKQEGYIAEYEVTDARVGKELSIELKYGPTRQRSISGIRRISKPGLRVYAKSDNLPKVLGGLGVAIISTSQGLLTDRQATNKGVGGEVLAYVW
- a CDS encoding histidine phosphatase family protein, yielding MVFRLTLIAHAATEATHAARFAAPRDELSRAGCGAAQRLANSGELPREPGGQLVLCAPELRAQQTAKLLGYGDAQAEESFADLDLGEWAGRGVDEIPAADLYSWNTDPEFRGHAGETVAAACGRIGAALDALGEGERGSAVVIAHPSTLRSAVIHCLSSPAQTFFRVDAGPGHALGLHRRGWRWTLRL
- a CDS encoding nucleosidase; protein product: MNSSPGTLTFGRPAPGQPLFVVAARAEATAFDHALPVLVTGIGKIRSAAALAACLASYEAAGGLPSAVVNIGTAGALRGHMLGVHRVETVLLHDFSHFAVRKITGMDEYPPLHVGPRDDEGSEGKPGAATAAPGNGVVLATGDTFVADSAMRDALAEHADLVDMEGYAIAQVAHDFGVPVELIKHVSDAADETSGDVWAARAAELAEEIAGHARSRASR
- a CDS encoding alpha/beta hydrolase; translation: MARTARKSMARTLGTSLLATAAIGALVATTAGALGVSEASAQSSNSGDSLNLPPLSSGPAGSVESAETIARSSLGLIANGSLLNSDAPTLAPLSTGVAPLSTASMSGPAGSLVTPALMGSTLAMSLIPVGSLASGTQILGTLLGPDAVTRGVGSLTGPGYAVPKPNPDITETKVVRKKTESNPNVRDGLEVWTVSSAKMQREVDVEVYLPTDESKQQDANVLYYLDGVDTLNPSGFRTLTSGPNRVRDANVIGVAPTGAPGSNWTEWNQDDPHLGRNKWDTFLTEEFPQILDEEVGKNEDRKYGVTGVSMGAGSALQVAAAKPGFFATAGGVSGCYSTTSDLGYETLRLSIETRGGNMTNMWGPRNAPEWQARNLPDHPEKLQGTKVFMSAATGAIGAEDAKRYGSDPGVLFSGYVLEAGTRECTNQMDSALKGAGVEHETFLMPTGVHNWSTFTPGFDKAMDYMLPELAQP
- a CDS encoding pyruvate dehydrogenase; translation: MAKTYAKQLVETLEAQGVERIFGIVGDSLNPIVDALADSSITWVHVRNEEAAAFAAGAESLVTGKLAVCAASCGPGNTHFVQGLYDSHRNGAKVLAIASHIPSLQIGSQFFQETHPEALFQECSGYCEMVNSAQQGARILHNALQSTLAGGGVSVVVIPGDLAKEPAHDEPQLRSRYTTSVPLAVPADPELHALADAINGARKITLFGGAGCKDACAQVYALAEKIKSPVGHAYGGKQYLQYDNKYDVGMSGLLGYGACDEAFDEAELLILLGTDFPYNEFLPSIPTAQVDINGAHIGRRTKVDFPVHGDVGATIDALLPLLDAKDDSSFLDAMLKKHASNLEHVIEAYTTNVEDMVPIHPEYVARILDEEASQDAVFTADTGMCNVWHARYITPGPGRALLASLRHGTMANALPQAIGAQAADRNRQVVAMCGDGGLSMLLGELLTVSLHELPLKAVVFNNSSLGMVKLEMLVEGFPDRGTDHSEVDFAAIAKACGIESFRVTRPDEIRPAIKKALAHDGPAVVDVVTDPNALSIPPEISLEQVSGFARAASRTVLEGGVGRMIDLARSNLRNVPRPSTFRR
- a CDS encoding CbtA family protein: MEKILTLRGLLFGAIGGFIAWIFMYVMAEPIIGRAIDYEEARSEAMEALEHTHEAGGHSHGGEDELFTRSIQEGLGAGTGMVVLGLALGGITAIIFALWMHYRSGAAAGRYALPVSGLAFAVFYLLPTLKYPANPPAVGNDDTIEARTGLFLLLIVLSAVAVLIGVFVRQKLRARLGAGSMWAAAGVVIVLMIVIYAVMPQLGSLEANAGSGSSFETPGPVVDAEGHIILEGFNADDLYQFRLYSLIAQAIIFTSIAGGLTLAAKKIDALRGIASRERAVVAA
- the rplF gene encoding 50S ribosomal protein L6 — encoded protein: MSRIGKAPITIPSGVDVKVDGSHITVKGPKGELSRELPGLINVNVEDNQVVCTRPDEERESRSLHGLTRSLVNNMVVGVTEGYKQDMEIFGVGYRVLAKGQDLEFNLGYSHSVPVAAPQGITFAVESATKFSVSGIDKQLVGQVCANIKRLRKHDPYKGKGIRYAGEQVRRKVGKTGK
- a CDS encoding HdeD family acid-resistance protein yields the protein MNPGNYPGADDPRGGPNFGGMRFTGISFGGFGNLRDSGVLGERAQRFLRHSWKLILGLGITSLLAGLLLLVWPGQTTLVVALLFGIYLIVAGLGQIGVGFALNFSTTAKVLTIAAGALSLIAGILCVANGDMAISLLGAFLGVIWLLFGIARLATLPRPGFTGRTTALVSGIASLIGGLVLLVSPIGSVLVLAMVTGAFMIAFGVLAIVQANALRKSLQRF
- the rplE gene encoding 50S ribosomal protein L5, whose product is MTAPEKYIPRLKTQYKNEIRTKLQDEFSYTNVMQVPGITKVVVNMGVGDAARDAKLINGAINDLTLITGQKPEIRRARKSIAQFKLREGMPIGVRVTLRGDRMWEFLDRLTTVALPRIRDFRGLSGKQFDGHGNYTFGLTEQSMFHEIDIDKIDRPRGMDITVVTTATNNDEGRALLRHIGFPFKEK
- the rplX gene encoding 50S ribosomal protein L24, with the protein product MKVHKGDTVLVISGKDKGAKGKVIEAYPKAERVLVEGVNRIKKHVADSAAERGASSGGIVTQEAPIHVSNVMVVDADGTPTRVGTRTDENGKRVRISRKTGKDL
- a CDS encoding amidohydrolase: MSTQTETESGKGYAAAADILADLGTSQGEREELYKWFHQHPELSLAENETSQRIVDTLSGYGLSPKRVGDTGVVAVIANGEGPVVAMRADIDALPVREASGKDYASTATAKDASGESVPVAHACGHDVHIVSLLGACQAMAAHTDAWSGTFVAVFQPAEETAEGADALVAAGIADEIPTPDVYFGQHVLSFLPGGHVGTQVGPSFSTSERIRVTVHGHGTHGAMAYLGVDPVVLASSIVMRLQTIVSREIDSAQQASVTVGALRAGSRANIIADSAELLIDTRAYSTDVQKQIREAIERIVRAECAASNSPKEPEFEYYEHYPITDNDADATGRVHAAFDAYFGDESGELGRVPASEDFSIVPDSMGVPYTYWGLGGFADTSRAVGNHDPAFAPDLWPTLDRGAEAIVVAACAWLA